DNA from Terriglobus tenax:
CCCACGGCCAACAGCATGGACGCAACCAGCGACCGCGACTTTGCGCTGGAGTTCTCACAGTGCGCCGCTGCGCTGGGGCTGCACCTGTCGCGCTTCGCGGAAGAGATCACACTGTACGCCACGCAGGAGTTCGGTTTTATCGAGTTGCCTGAGGCGTTCTCGACCGGCTCCTCGGCCATGCCGCAGAAGAAAAACCCTGACCTGACTGAGCTGCTGCGCGGTAAGAGCGGGCGCCTGCTGGGTGCGGCGACGACCTTTGCGACCATCATCAAGGGGCTTCCGCTGGCCTACAACAAGGACATGCAGGAGACGCAGGAGGCCACCTTTGAGGTGGCCGGGACACTGGCCGGCATGCTGCCGCTGATGGCTCCGTTTACCGCCGCACTGGAGTTCCGGTTTGACCGGATGCAGGCGGCGGCCTCCAATGGCTACCTGAACGCAATGGCGGCGGCAACCTACCTGGTGCACAAGGGAGTTCCGTTCCGCAAGGCTCATGAGAAGATTGGCAATGCCGTCCGTTATGCTTTAGATAAGGGCTGTGAGCTGAACGACCTGACCCTGGACGAGATGAAGCAATTCGGCGAGGAGTTCGGAGTGGACTTTCACGAAGCGATTACCCTGCGTGCCACGGTGGACTGCCATGATGTGATTGGCGGTACGGCGACGGTACAGGTGGCTGCGTCACTGGCACTGGCGCGGGAAAAGGTCGCGGCCCTGACTTCGCTCGGGGAGCAGGTGCATGTCTAGCGTCATCAGTGAATCGACGGTGTCGACGCGTCCGCGCGTCAATGGCGCACAGGTGCGTAAGGCGCGCCTGCAGGATGCGAACAACATCTATGACATCGTCAATTCGCTCTCGGGCGACGGCACGCTGCTGCGTCGCACCTATGCCGAAATCTGCGAGAACGTTCGCGACTTTGTTGTAGCCGAGAGCGAGAGCGGCGTATTCCTGGGCTGCGGAGCCCTGCACCTCTACGGTCCGCACCTGGCGGAGGTCCGCTCCATCGTTGTAAAGCCGGAAGCCAAGGGACAGGGCGCGGGCGGGCGCATTCTTCGCGCGCTGCTGGAAGAGGCGGACGAGCACGGCGTACCCTCGGTATGCCTGTTCACCCGCATCCCGGACTTCTTTTTTCACTTCGGCTTTCGCATCACCATGGACCGCGCGGCCCTGCCGGACAAGATCTATAAGGACTGCCAGAACTGCCCGCGCCTGCAGGCATGCGATGAGGTTGCCATGGTTCGCGGACCGATCCCGCGGGTAGCCGTTCTGGGGCCTCGCCATGTTCCAAGCTCAGACCTTGTGCCGATCCAGATTCCGTTCAGCGGCGAAAAGCACTAGATTGTCAGGGCTAGACCATGGTGTAGAAGCCGTTGCGCTCCATCAGCTCGACCTCGGTCTCGAAGAGTTCCGACAGCCGTGCGCCGGTAAGGAGTTCTGATTTCGGGCCATCGGCAACGATGCGGCCGTCACGCATCATGATGACGCGTTCGATCTCCGGCAGAATATCTTCAATGTGGTGCGTGATGAGCAGGATGCCGGTTCCCTGCTGCGCCAGCCGACGCAGCGTGGTACGCAGGCTGCGCTGCGATGCGATGTCCAGAGCGTTCGAAGGCTCATCGAGCATCACCATCTCATTCGAACGCACAAGCGCCCGCGCGATCATCACGCGGCGCTGCTGGCCGGCAGACATCTGCCCGACGAACTTCTTTTCCAGGTACTCGGCTTCAACCAGCTGAAGCGCTTTGCGGGCCTGCTCGTACATCTCGTCTGTAATGGTGAGGTTGGGCCACAGCGTGGAGCTCGAAAAGAAGCCGGAAACCACCGCATCCAGACCCGTCGTCTTGAGCGTAGGCTTGCCAGGCAGCTCCGGTGCAACCACGCCAAGGCGTCGGCGAAGCTCCTGCAGGTCCCAGCGCTCCCGTCCGAAGATGCGCACCCGCATCCCGGGTTCCACCAACGGATAGATTTCGCAGGTCATCGTCTTAATGAGCGTGGACTTGCCACAGCCATTGGGTCCAAGAATGACAACGTTTTCGCCCGGGCGAATGCTGAGGTTGATGTCGTGCAGTACACGGCTGCTGCCGCGCGCGACGTTCACATGCTCGAACAGGAGAAAGGGCTCAACGTTTGCTTCAACCATCACAGCTTCAGCATATCGTTCGTGAGACGACATATGCCTTATGCAGGATGAAGAAGTCCTTATGGCTGAACGGACGTTGCGCAAAACAGAGCAGCGAAGCAGATCTCTCTGCTTCGCTGCGAGATGACAAGGAAAAATAGCGGGCTAGACGGCGATGGTGAAGCTGTCTTCGCTGCGCGTGACGGCGCGGTACATGGTGTCGCGCTCGAAAGGAACGCGGCCAGCCTCGCGAATCAAGCGCTCCAGGTCGGCGCGGCGCATGCCCTGCGGCGTAGTGGCTCCGGCTTCGTGGTAGATCTTCTCTTCCACCACGGTGCCGTCAATGTCGTCCGCACCAAAGCGAAGAGCGATCTGCGCCATCTTCGGCGTGACCATCTGCCAGTAGCTCTTGATATGCGGGAAGTTGTCCAGCAGCAGACGGCCTACCGCGATCTGGCGGATATCCAGCATGCCGGTGGTGCGCGGAATATGGCCAAGCGGCGTATTGTCCGGGTGAAAGGCCAGAGGAATGAAGGTCTGGAAGCCGCCGGTGTCATCCTGCACGGCGCGCAGGCGCAGGATGTGATCGACGCGGTCTTCCTCGTTCTCAATATGGCCGTAGAGCATGGTGGCGTTCGAGCGCAGGCCGGCCTTGTGGGCCATGCGTGCGGTCTCAAGCCACTCCCCGCCATCGATTTTATGATCGCAGATGATGTGGCGCACGCGGTCGGCAAAGATCTCGGCTCCGCCACCGGGGCAGGAGTCGACGCCAGCAGCCTTCATGCGCTCCAGCACCTCGGGAATGGTCATCTTGCCGCGCTTGGCCAGGAAGGCGACCTCCACCATGGTGAAAGCCTTGATGTGAACCTTGGGGAAGCGCTCCTTCAGGCCGCTGACCAGGTCCATGAAGTATTCAAAGGGCAGGTCGGGGTGCAGACCACCGACGATATGGAACTCGGTTACGGCTTCGGAATAGCCGCGACCGGCAGCCTCCCACGCCTCTTCCAGAGCCATGGTGTAGGTGCCTTCCATCCCCTTCTTGAGACCGAAGGCGCACAGACGGCAGCTAGCCACACATACATTGGTGGGATTGATATGGCGATTGACATTGAAGTAGGCAATATCGCCATGCAGCTTCTCGCGCACATAGTTGGCCAGCCAGCCAACAGCAAGAATGTCGCCGCTGCGGTAGAGGGCGAGCCCATCCTCGTAGTCCAGGCGCGTGCCGGAGAGAACCTTATCGGCAATGGGTTCAAGACGTGGGTCGTCGGTCTGAAAGGCGTGTTGCGACCGCGAGGAGATGGAGGTGACTGTCATCGCACCTCCTATTCTAATCCTCGCGACGGGTAGTTACTTCAGCGTAGATTCCACCATGCGCGGCTGTACGACAATTCCGTCGTACAAGGTCGCTCCCACCAGATGGTCGCCCACCGGACGCACAAGGCGGAGGTGCCAGCCCGTGTCCCAGAAGCTGACATGATCATCCGAAAGACGGACGGCATAGGTGAGCGTGGTGGCGCTGTTGGCCGTGATTAGCATGCGTTTGCCAGCGTCGTCGTAGAAGATACTGTTGACGTCGGCAAGGCGAAGATCGCCAATGCTCTGCCAGCTTGTGCCGGTATTCGAGCGGAAGATTCCTTCACGTCCACCGGCCCAGATGCGCCCCTTGTCATCCGTCGAAATAGAGGCGATCTGCGTCAGGTTCGGGAACGTTGTATCAGTCCACTGCTGCGTTGCCGGGTTCAGATAAGCGATGCGATGCAGACCGGCGACCACCACGTAGCCTCCGGGAGCAGCACCGGAGTAGCGGAAGTCATCGCCGGTGAGAGGCGTCATCAGCCAGGTGTTGCCGGAGTCATTGCTCTGCAGCACTCCCAGCGTCGTGGTGGCGTACATCGTGTTGCCAGAGCGGACAATCGAAGAGACAGGAGCATCCAGCACGCGGGCGGAGCCAGCGGGGCGAACGGCAACCGGGCGCCGCACAGGAACAGGCCGCTTGCCTTTGACGGCCTTCGCCGGTGCTGCTGGAGGAGCCGTACGTACGGCCGCTGTGCCCGCAATCGTGCTGCTGGGCAGCCACACAACTCCCTGCAGCCGGAAGATGCCATGCGAGGTTCCGGCGACGATGGTGCCATCCGGAGCCTGCGCAAGCGCCAGGACATCCAGGCCGTTCAGGCCGGAGCTGAGCTGGTACCAGGTTAGACCACCGTTGGCGCTGCTGAAGACCCCGCCGGAATCCTTGTCATTGATAAGACCAATGTAAAGCTTTGCGGGATTCGCAGAGTCGCCCACATATGCCGTCACCTGGCGGGCGGCAAAACCGGAGTTTGAAGGACGAAAAGAGAAACCGCCGTCATCGCTGACCAGAACGCCGCTTCGGTCGGTTGCCAGCAGCACGTGATCCGGATTCTCCGCATCGACAAAGACATCGTTCACGATGGTCGAGGGGTCGGTGGTCCGGCGCCAGGTCGTTCCACCGTCAGCAGTACGCCACAGGCCTTCTGTCGTACCGGCATAGACGGTTTCAAGATGCTTGGGATCCTGCATCAGCACGCGCGTGCGACGCGCGGTGGAAGGGATCCCCTGAATCTTGGTGAAGCTGTCGCCACCGTTGCCACTCTTGTAGATGCCTGAGCAGGCGCTGGCATAGACGGTCGACGGCGAGGTCGGATGGACGATGATGGAGAAAACGTCCGAGTCGTCGATGATGCCCTGCTTGATGTTCTTCCAGTGCTTGCCACCGTCGGTCGTCTTCCAGGGCAGATGCCATGTACCTGCGTAGATCGCGTTCGGATCCTTGGGGTCGATGGCGATGGACTCGACTTCATGCAGCTCCGTGCTGCCAACCGGGCTGATCTGCGACCAGGTCAGACCGGTGTCATGGCTCAGGAAGACGCCTTCCAGCGTTCCGGCAACGAGCGTATTCGGATCAGAGGGAGCAGCGGACAAGGAGCGAATCGACTGCCCATGCAGCGCCGGAACCTCGGTCCATGATTTCCCCGCGTCGCGGCTGATATAGAAACCGCCGTCCGTGCTGCCCAACACCCATGCACCGGCAAAAAGAACATTCGGCTGCGCCGCGTCGACAACGATGTTGTCGATCACCAGGTCATCGCGATTGCTGAGCCGCGCCAGGCGCTTCCAGGTGCGCCCACCGTCGTGGCTGTCATACATCCAGCCGACAGCCGTACCCAGGTACACATGCTTGTGGTCATGCGGATCCGCGGCAAGAGCGCGCGCGTCACCGCCGTCCGGGCCAAAGGGGAACCAGTTGACAGCACGCAGACTTGCAGATGCGAGAAGCGGAAGGGCGAATGCGGCAACGCGGATCAGTCCGCCAAAGGACTTTCTCATTAACTTATTTTCTCTTAGATACACCAAGGGCTGACTGGTGAATACCAGTCAGCCCTTGGCCGTTACAGGGTTGAGTTACTTCTTCTTCGCGTGGTGCTTCACAACCGGCTTCACCGGTTCGGTGACTTCGGTCAGACCATCGGTCGAGAAGGTAGCGCCGGCCGGGATGAGGGTCGTGGTGACCGTCTTACCGTCGGTGGTGGAGCTGTAGGTAGCAACGCGGGAAGCGTCGATGCCCTTCTCCTTCACCAGGTACTCCTTCGCGTTCAGAGCACGCTCAGAAGCCAGCTTCTCGCCCTTCTTCTCCTTGGAGGCGGCCGAACCGGCCAGAGCAACCTTGGCATCGGACGAACGCTGCAGGTTCAGAGCCACGTCGTCGAGGCAGGCCTTGCCCTCGTTGTCAACGCGGGTCGGACGCTTCTTGTCGCGCTCGAAGTTCACCGAGCACAGGCTCGAGGTCTTCGGAGCCGGCGGCGGCGGCGGAGCGATTACGCTGACCGTGGTGGTAGCGGCAGCGGTCTGGCCCTTGTCGTCAACCACGTTGCAGGTGACGGTGACGGTGCCAGGCGCGGCGCCTGCGGTGCTCAGAGTGGCGGAGGATCCGCTACCCGAGACCGAACCAGCGGTCGAGCTGTAGCTGTAGGTCAGAGGACGGTTCTGCGGGCTGACGCCGTTAGCCGTGATGGTCGCCGACTCGCCAGGACGAACGCTGGACGGGCTGGCCGAGCAGCTGATGGTCGGCGGCTCGAAGGCCTTGACGGTAAAGGGAGCTGAGCAGTCGGCAAACTGGCCGGCCTTCTTGCCCTCTTCCACATGACCCTTGACGGTGTAGCTGCCGGGGTTCAGGGTCTTGGTGTCAACGTTCGCAGTGCTGGAGGTACCGGAAACGGTGCCACCATCGCTGGTCCAGCTGTAGGTCGCGGTCTTCTTCGGGTTCAGGTTCGCGGCAGTGCCGGTCACCGTGACGGGGTCACCCGGGAAAACAGTCGAAGGCGAAGCGACGCAGGAGTAGGTAACCGGCGGCGGCGGGATGATGCTGCCGATGTGCCACAGGATACCGGTGCTCAGCTGAGCAGCGCTCAGGTTCGCGCGGCCGCCCATTGCACCATTCGTCGGAGGCGCGGTGTACGGTCCGAAGTTGGCGTGCACATACTGGTAGTCAGCCTGGAACAGGCGGATACCCAGTTTGTGATTGAACAGAGGGGTGTCATAGTCCATACCACCGCCAGCCGTCAGGGCAACGCCCCACTGGTAGGGATTGTGGTAGAACGGGGTGCCACTGTTGTTGGGTCCACCCAGCTTGGCGGCGCCGACCAGACCGTGGCCGAAGACCGTAAAGCTGCTTGCAGGGTAGCGGAAGATCGGACCGGCCGAAATGGTGTAAAGCCCGTCGTTCTTGCCATCGGGATGGGCTGCGAAAACGACCTCACCGCCGACATACTTGTTGAAGTAGTAGGCGCCGCTGCCGATCGCACCCAGATCAATCGAGGTGTACTGGATGTTGGCCGGCTTCAGCGGGCTATGCGTACCGAAGTACGAGTAACCCAAGAAAACGTCGGCGCGCGACGGGTTGGGCTCCGCCGGGGCGGCCGTCTGCGCCTGCAGCCCGGTGACCCCAAGGCTGACAGCGCAGGCAGCGAGTAGAAGTCTACCGATACTGCGAACTGGGCTTTCGAACATTTATTTCCTCCGCGAATACTTGCTGTTGTGGCCTGAGCTCAATGCTTACTGTCTCAGTGGCTTACGAATTCCCCCAAAAGTGTAGCGCACCTAAGTTCCAGTCCATCTACAAAATCCGGGCGGTACTCAACTTACTACCCCGCCTTGCTGTGCTTTCCAGCGACAGCATGCGGGATTTTTCGTCAGGCGAGGTTCAACGCCTTCTTCAGCGATCCCCTCTCCTTTTGAATTTTTTCCTGCAGCAGGGTGATGGCATAAATCAGCTGCTCAGGACGCGGTGGGCATCCTGGAACATAGACGTCCACCGGAATAACCTGGTTAACACCCTGCATCAGCGCATAGTTGTTGAACACGCCACCTGAAGTTGCGCAGGCACCCATCGAGATGACCCACTTGGGCTCAGGCATCTGCTCATACAGGCGGCGGATAACCGGCGCCATCTTCTGCGAAACACGGCCGGCGATCACCATCAGGTCGCTCTGGCGGGGCGAGGGGCGGAACACTTCGGCGCCGAAACGGGCGATGTCATACCGCGATCCCCCCATGGACATCATTTCGATGGCGCAGCAGGCCAGACCGAAGGTCATCGGCCATACCGAGTTCTTACGAACCCAGTTGATGGCTGCATCCATGGACGCCAGAACCACACCTTCCGGCTGGTCATAGCCCCAGGAGACCTCCTCAAGCTTGTCGCGATTCTTGCCGAAGCTGTCCAGGTTGCCAAACAGATAACGGTCGTTCTTCTGCGGCCCATTCATAGGGCGGCCATTGCTCGAGGATTCCTGCGCTGGAGTGCTCATACTCTCAATATATCGAACGAACTACGCAGATTGGACTACGCAGATGGGATTGCTGACACTTAACGCTACAGTTTTCAAGATGCTTACAAAACGAAGTACGTTGCTTCTCACCGGCAAGGAACTGCATTTCCCTTGGTTGTAGACGGCAGCCAAAGTGATATCCGGAAGCGAAACCAGGTGATTTTTCCCAAAGAAGAGACTTTTTCTCCATTCGGCTGGACAACAGTATGGGCCGTCTCCGCCAGGTGAGAGGCCACCATGGCAGCCAGGCCAGCCTGGTTCGCCGTTCCGGCGATCATCTTTGCGTCCAGAATCGTCAACTCACCGGCCGCACTCTGGGGAATGAGTACCGTCAGTTTGCTCTCGACCGCCCGCCTGGAAGCCGCATCCGGGGCCCCCATGTAGGCGTTGTAGACAGCCAGCAGCCGCTGAAAGCTCTCAGGCGTGGTCGCAAAACGGAAACTGCGCGGGTTCCAGGCAACCGCATCCTGCGCTCGGAAGCTGAAATCGGTGGAAACTGCCAGCGGTGTCACGGATTGGTACGGCGGAGTTGCCAGCTCGGCATAGTCATGCGCCGGGCGCAGCTTACCTGACGGCAGGACACGCAGCAGCCAGCCCGACGGGAGAGGGTCCATCACCAGTTCCAGGCTGCTGTTGATGGGATGACGGTAGGTCTGCCCGGCCTCGACCTCCCCTTCGAAGGAAGAGACCGTGCATTGGCCGGACTGACCGATGGCTGTCGCGGTTGCCAGCAGCAACCCTGCCAGCACGCTAGCTCGCATTCTCAGCAACCGCCTTCGTGATGATCTCCTTCAGTCCCTGTTGCTCCGCGAGGCTGAGTTTGCCGCCCTCATGCGTCAGGTAAAAGACGTCAATGGCGGTATCGCCTTCGGTATCGATCAAAGCCACCTCAATGCTGCAGCCAAAGGTTGCCAGCGCCTCGCTCAGCGCATGCAGCAGGCCGGGAACATCCTGCGCCACGACCTGCAGCAGCGTGCTGTGCGAGGAGGCGATGTCGTCAAAACTGATGGCCGTCTGCACCGTGACCAGTGGAGCCCGGCGGCGCGTCCGGCGACGTCCGGCGAGGAACTTCTCCAGAGGAATCTCGCCGGACGCTACCTTGCGCACACTGTCCAGGAATGGACCGCGCTCGTCCGGGTTCAACTCCAGCGTGCGGAAGCCATCGGTGAAGTGAAAAGTATCCACGACGATGTCGTTCGCGTCAGAAAACGCGTCCGCAGTGACAATGTTCATGCCCCAACCGGTCAGGGCGCCGGTCATGGCGGCAAACAGCATTGGACGATCCCTGGCCACCAGCGTCAGTTCCCAGTCCGCGCTGCTCTGCTGCAGGCTTAGCTGGATCGAGCCGTCCTGTGCCTTCTCGGCCATCTGGAAGTGCGTCCGGATCTCCTCCGGGGTGCGCGTGTGCAGGTAGCGCTGCGGAAAGCCATCCAGGAACTCGCGGATAGATATCTCCTTAGCCGGCTGCAGGGCTGTGACACGGCGCACCAGTTCGCGCTCCATCTTTGTGTCGACACGGTCCTCGTCCACGCTGCGGTCCAGGTAGTTGGAGGTCGCCATATAAAGCCGCCACAGGTTCTCGGCCTTCCAGGGTGTCAGGGCGTCCGGGTGAACGGCGTGAATATCCGCATAGGTGAAGACCACGAGCATGCGAAGCTGCTCGGGAGTGGGGACCTTGGAGGCGAAGATACGAACCGTCTCCTGGTCGAAGATATCGCGGCGCAGGGCATTCGACATCTCCAGATGATTGCGGATGAGCGAAAGCACCAGGTCGGTCTCGTGCGAGTCGAACTCGAGGCGCGAGCAGACACTCTGCGCCATACGGGTGCTCTCCACGGCATGGTCGTCACCGGCGCGTCCCTTGCCGGTATCGTGCAACAGTGCGGCCAGGTACAGCACCGCGGTGTGTTCAATTTCGTCACGAATAATGGTGAACCGCTTTGCCCAGTCAACCAGGGGGCCTTCGACGACACGCGGCAGGCCATGCAGCGTGTCAATCAGCAGAAAGGTGTGCTCGTCGACCGTATAGCGGTGGTAGGCGTCGCGAATCACCAGGGCGTCGATGCCGTGGAACTCCGGCAACATCAGCTCCAGAATGCCCAGCGCGTGCATGGTACGCAGCGCCTGCCCGGCAAATGGGCCCGTCAGAATCGCGCTGAGGTGGCGCCACAAAGCCGGGCCATCTTCAAGCGTGGCCGAGAGCATCGGCAAGGCATCGGCCAGCCGCATCTCCGAGTTGCGGCTCAAACGAAGTCCCTGCGCCGCGATCGCCTCAAAGATGGCAAGCACTGTCTCCATCTCGTGCGCGGGATCGATTCCCTTCTCCGGTCTGTCGAGCAGGACAATGCCACGCTCCACGCGAAAGCCATGCGTTGCCTGCTTGCCGCCGGGCTTCAGCCCCAGCGCCAGAGCGGCAAGGCTTTTCTTCTGCGGCACCTCGTCCAGCAACTGCAGGGTGCGGCGCTCAATGCTGCGCGCATGACGGAAGTAATTCCGCATCCAGTACGCGGCATCCGCCTTGCCCTGGCCAGAGAGACCAATGCGCGCCGCGGCCGCGCTATCCTGTGCCTGCCAGTCCAGCACATTGTCATCACGGTCATGGCGGTAGTGCAAAAAGGCGCGGACGGTCTTCAGGAAGTCCACCGCTTCGCCAAACTCGGCATCATCTGCGACCGGAAACTCCGGTACCGGCTTGCCTTTGCCGTCGGCGGCAAGCTTGAGGATGCGCGGCAGCCAGCCGCAGACATGCGCATCACGCAGGCCGCCGGGGCACTCCTTGATATTCGGCTCCAGATGAAACAGCGTGTTGCCGTAGCGCGTGTGGCGATCGGCGGTCATTTGCTGTAGTTGCGCCAGCAGGGCCGGACTTTCTTTCGCGAACAGACGAGGCAGCAGCTTCTCGCTCAGGTCGCGGTAAAGCTGCTGGCTTCCGGCCAGAAAACGGTGATCCAGCATCGCAATGGCGAACTCGACATTGTTTGGATCGAAACGCTCGCACTCCGTCAGCGAACGCGTCACCGGCGCAAGACGGATACCGCAATCCCACATCTGCTGCGAAAGGGAGCGGACGCCGTCGGCAACGGCCTTGCCCGGCTTTGCGTCATTCAGCAGGACAAGCAGGTCGACATCGGAGCAGGGATAGAGTTCCTGGCGGCCATAGCCGCCTACAGCGATGAGCGCCGCGGAATCGGCCAGGCCGGTGGCCTCCCATAGTTGACGGACAACCTCATCGACCGCCGAGGACCGCGCGGCAACCATGCGAGCGCCATCGGGCAGCTTCTCAAATACCTGGCGGAGGGTCTCCATCTGGTGCTCGTAGATCTCGCGCACCGGGGACGTTGCCTTGCTTGCGGGCTGTGACTTAAAAGACATTCGCTGTATGCCGTGTATGAAGCTCCAGCATACAGCGAAGTCAGGGTCATGTTGTGCGCAGCAACCCTAGATAGCGATCTCGCCGCGCTCCTCATTGCGGATACGAATGACTTCCTCGACCTTCGTGACGAAGATCTTGCCGTCACCGATCTTGCCGGTCTGCGCCGCGCCGATGATCACGTTGATTGCTTTCTCGGCCATTTCGTCCGTAACGACGATCTCGATTTTGACCTTTGGCAGCAGGTCCACGGAGTACTCGCGGCCGCGATAGAACTCTGTGTGGCCCTTCTGGCGGCCATGTCCGCGTGCCTCAAGAATGGTCATGCCCTGCACGCCAATCTCGACCAACGCGTCTTTGACCGCATCCAGTTTTCCGGGTTGAATTACCGCTTCAATCTTCAGCATCGTTTCAGTCCTTTTTCCATGGGCGCAGCTTAGTGCGCCGAAGCCTCTGCGTGGTAACCCTCTTCACCGTGCTGCGACAGGTCCAGTCCGGTGGCCTCATCCTCGGGCGAAACCCGCAGACCAATCAGCTTATCAACAATGAAGAGAAGGATGAGTGTACCGACGATGGAGATACCCCATGCCAGGGCAACACCGATCAACTGGTTAACAAGCTGGCCGTGGTTTCCCTCGAGAAGACCGGTCGCCTTGCCCTGGCCAAAGACGGGGTTGATGACGCTGTTGGCAAACAGTCCAGTCAGCACCGCACCCAGAGTTCCACCCGCGCCGTGCACGCCAAAGGCGTCCAGCGAGTCGTCATACCCGAAGAGCATCTTCACCTTCACAACCATATAGAAGCAGAAGATCCCGGCGATGAAACCGATCACCATGGCGCTCATCGGGGTCACGAAACCCGCAGCCGGAGTGATTGCAACCAGTCCGGCGACAGCGCCGGAGATACCGCCCAGGGCCGAGGGCTTGCCATTGCGGATCCATTCCGCCAGCAGCCAGCCGATCGCCGCGGCAGCCGCGCCAAAGTGCGTCGCCACAAAAGCCGAGGTCGCCAAGGCGCCCGAACCCAGCGCCGAACCTGCGTTGAAACCGAACCAGCCCACCCACAGAAGGCAGGCGCCGATAAAGCTGAGCACCAGCGAGTGCGGCGGCATAGGCTCCTTGGGGTAGCCAATGCGCTTGCCCAGGTAAAGAGCCGTAACCAGGGCCGAGATACCGGAGGTGACGTGAACAACCGTTCCGCCAGCAAAATCCAGGCATGGGAACTTACCTCCGGCGATGTTCAGCAGGCCACCTTCCCCCCAGACCATGTGCGCCATGGGCGAGTAGATAAACAGCGACCACAGGATGCTGAAGACCAGCATGGCCGAAAATTTCATACGCTCGGCAAACGCGCCGGTGATCAGCGCAGGCGTAATGATGGCGAACATCAACTGGTAGACCATGAAGGTCTGCGCGGGGATAGTAGGAGCGTACGGGCTTGGTTCAAGTCCTACCCCCTTCAGGAAAATATGGTCGAAGCCGCCAATAAAAGCATTGCCATGGCTGAAGGCCAGCGAATACATCACTACGGCCCACAGAACCGTGATTACGGCCATCATGGCGAAGGTCTGCATGAAGGTGCCGAGCACGTTCTTCTTGCGCACCAGCCCACCGTAGAACAGCGCCAGGCCCGGGCCGCTCATCATCAGCACCAGGGCGGAGCTGACCAGCATCCAGGCGTTGTCGCCAGAGTCAATCTTGGGAGTCGCAGCCTGCCCAAAGGCCGGGGCCGTACAGAATGCCAGGCCAAGAAGCAATGCGAGATACACTTTCACACGACGAAGATGCATGGACATATCACCTGTTCTTCTAATCAAAAGCCCAAGAGGGGCTGCTTTGCCGGTAGCTGTGCCCTGCGGCTGCCAGAACGGCCGGAAAGGGTGAGCTGATGTTTCTGTGATTGGCTCTACTTTACACAATTGTGAAGACGCCACAAAGCTAGACCCGGTTACGAGAGCAGAGACTCGGTGATGGAGCGCCATTCTTCTTCGAGCGGCCCGCGGAAGACCGGCTTCCCTGCCCTGCGATACCAGTAGCCGGCGTTCCACTCATCGCCTTCCTTGCGATGCAGGTAGGCATGCACCCAGGCGCAGTCGCCAAATTCCTCAACCTGCGCGGCTTCGTGGGCTGCATTCCAATCGCCTTTGGCGTCATGCCACAGTGCCCGAAGAGCACGAGGCAGGCCCTCCGGCCTGCCTGCCAGCATCTCTTCAATCGTCATGGCTTTGCGGCCCATCCGTTGGCCTGCAGCCAG
Protein-coding regions in this window:
- the mqnE gene encoding aminofutalosine synthase MqnE produces the protein MTVTSISSRSQHAFQTDDPRLEPIADKVLSGTRLDYEDGLALYRSGDILAVGWLANYVREKLHGDIAYFNVNRHINPTNVCVASCRLCAFGLKKGMEGTYTMALEEAWEAAGRGYSEAVTEFHIVGGLHPDLPFEYFMDLVSGLKERFPKVHIKAFTMVEVAFLAKRGKMTIPEVLERMKAAGVDSCPGGGAEIFADRVRHIICDHKIDGGEWLETARMAHKAGLRSNATMLYGHIENEEDRVDHILRLRAVQDDTGGFQTFIPLAFHPDNTPLGHIPRTTGMLDIRQIAVGRLLLDNFPHIKSYWQMVTPKMAQIALRFGADDIDGTVVEEKIYHEAGATTPQGMRRADLERLIREAGRVPFERDTMYRAVTRSEDSFTIAV
- a CDS encoding GNAT family N-acetyltransferase, with the translated sequence MSSVISESTVSTRPRVNGAQVRKARLQDANNIYDIVNSLSGDGTLLRRTYAEICENVRDFVVAESESGVFLGCGALHLYGPHLAEVRSIVVKPEAKGQGAGGRILRALLEEADEHGVPSVCLFTRIPDFFFHFGFRITMDRAALPDKIYKDCQNCPRLQACDEVAMVRGPIPRVAVLGPRHVPSSDLVPIQIPFSGEKH
- a CDS encoding beta propeller repeat protein, whose protein sequence is MRKSFGGLIRVAAFALPLLASASLRAVNWFPFGPDGGDARALAADPHDHKHVYLGTAVGWMYDSHDGGRTWKRLARLSNRDDLVIDNIVVDAAQPNVLFAGAWVLGSTDGGFYISRDAGKSWTEVPALHGQSIRSLSAAPSDPNTLVAGTLEGVFLSHDTGLTWSQISPVGSTELHEVESIAIDPKDPNAIYAGTWHLPWKTTDGGKHWKNIKQGIIDDSDVFSIIVHPTSPSTVYASACSGIYKSGNGGDSFTKIQGIPSTARRTRVLMQDPKHLETVYAGTTEGLWRTADGGTTWRRTTDPSTIVNDVFVDAENPDHVLLATDRSGVLVSDDGGFSFRPSNSGFAARQVTAYVGDSANPAKLYIGLINDKDSGGVFSSANGGLTWYQLSSGLNGLDVLALAQAPDGTIVAGTSHGIFRLQGVVWLPSSTIAGTAAVRTAPPAAPAKAVKGKRPVPVRRPVAVRPAGSARVLDAPVSSIVRSGNTMYATTTLGVLQSNDSGNTWLMTPLTGDDFRYSGAAPGGYVVVAGLHRIAYLNPATQQWTDTTFPNLTQIASISTDDKGRIWAGGREGIFRSNTGTSWQSIGDLRLADVNSIFYDDAGKRMLITANSATTLTYAVRLSDDHVSFWDTGWHLRLVRPVGDHLVGATLYDGIVVQPRMVESTLK
- the argH gene encoding argininosuccinate lyase, translated to MWSGRFREPLNRDFEQWQRSFPFDWRLIPQEIRASSAHAKTIAAAGILTDAELSEILGGLERIGKDFAAGTLDLTSETPEDVHHFVELELTKHIGTLALKLHTGRSRNEQIATDLRLFVRDAIDQALTDLAAWANALLDLAAKAGTAVMPGYTHLQRAEPVLVAHWLQAYVQMILRDASRFADARKRMNFCPLGSGAIAGATLALDRSIASEALGFDAPTANSMDATSDRDFALEFSQCAAALGLHLSRFAEEITLYATQEFGFIELPEAFSTGSSAMPQKKNPDLTELLRGKSGRLLGAATTFATIIKGLPLAYNKDMQETQEATFEVAGTLAGMLPLMAPFTAALEFRFDRMQAAASNGYLNAMAAATYLVHKGVPFRKAHEKIGNAVRYALDKGCELNDLTLDEMKQFGEEFGVDFHEAITLRATVDCHDVIGGTATVQVAASLALAREKVAALTSLGEQVHV
- a CDS encoding ABC transporter ATP-binding protein, producing the protein MVEANVEPFLLFEHVNVARGSSRVLHDINLSIRPGENVVILGPNGCGKSTLIKTMTCEIYPLVEPGMRVRIFGRERWDLQELRRRLGVVAPELPGKPTLKTTGLDAVVSGFFSSSTLWPNLTITDEMYEQARKALQLVEAEYLEKKFVGQMSAGQQRRVMIARALVRSNEMVMLDEPSNALDIASQRSLRTTLRRLAQQGTGILLITHHIEDILPEIERVIMMRDGRIVADGPKSELLTGARLSELFETEVELMERNGFYTMV